A genomic segment from Neobacillus sp. YX16 encodes:
- a CDS encoding DUF92 domain-containing protein produces the protein MIQNLIIVSTIILGGFAGYRERSLSSSGAITAVVVGVAVYFGFGLKGLFLLGLFFATSSFWSKYKSSAKKEIEEKLAKGATRDWRQVLANGGCAALLSIIYYFQQDMIWLIGFVVCLASSNSDTWASEIGTLSKRKPVYIRTFKPIEKGTSGAISLLGTAAALFGSMLITFAGAWLFHLGLFHFLIIFLFGFLGNVIDTLFGAYYQQVYICTKCGIETEKKVHCKTSAKRIKGYHLVDNDMVNFLSGFIAALLAMIFIYFIT, from the coding sequence ATGATACAAAATCTAATTATTGTTTCAACTATCATTTTAGGTGGTTTTGCAGGATACCGGGAACGGTCCTTAAGTAGTAGTGGGGCTATTACAGCAGTAGTAGTAGGAGTCGCTGTCTATTTCGGGTTCGGTTTAAAAGGGCTTTTCCTTCTTGGATTATTTTTTGCAACATCCAGCTTTTGGTCAAAATATAAAAGCTCAGCAAAAAAAGAAATTGAAGAAAAATTAGCAAAGGGTGCTACCAGAGATTGGCGTCAGGTTTTAGCTAATGGTGGTTGTGCTGCATTGTTAAGCATAATTTATTATTTTCAACAGGACATGATTTGGCTGATTGGTTTTGTTGTCTGCCTTGCTAGTTCAAACTCGGATACGTGGGCATCAGAAATTGGCACGTTAAGTAAAAGAAAACCTGTATACATACGGACTTTTAAACCAATAGAAAAAGGAACCTCTGGTGCCATCAGTTTGTTGGGTACGGCAGCTGCACTATTCGGATCCATGTTAATCACTTTTGCAGGTGCTTGGCTTTTTCATTTGGGCTTATTCCACTTTTTGATCATTTTCCTGTTCGGTTTCTTAGGTAATGTTATTGATACTTTATTTGGTGCCTACTATCAGCAGGTCTATATTTGCACCAAATGCGGGATTGAAACGGAGAAAAAGGTCCATTGTAAAACATCAGCTAAAAGAATAAAAGGGTATCATTTAGTGGATAATGATATGGTGAATTTCTTATCTGGATTTATTGCTGCACTGTTAGCAATGATCTTCATTTATTTTATAACATAA
- a CDS encoding glycosyltransferase family 4 protein has product MDDYLNTQMSQKHSYNWQLKILILTWEYPPNVVGGLSRHVSGLAVQLAQLGHEVHVITAGNGGLTAYEVVNGVHVHRVIPLNNQDNDFLSWIAGLNLTMSFKGVKIAEDIKFDIVHAHDWLVGTSAVTLKEELSIPLLTTIHATEHSRNNGIHTDMQQFIHNKEKKLIMESDQIIVCSTYMREELLTNFQLSEKKLEIVPNGIEPSTGEVNSNEIYPFIKRRKYVFSVGRMVKEKGFETIIEAAQLARENRRDIYFVIAGKGPMLERYRKMVTERQLDYFIVFIGYVSDEQRDALLVNCEIAVFPSLYEPFGIVALEAMILGIPTIVSDTGGLKGIIMDKQTGLLMNPGDAKSLLSNIDFLSQNSDKAKEIGEKGRQIVKSLYGWKRVASQTVKIMEETLLNKRVNLNENAR; this is encoded by the coding sequence ATGGATGATTATTTAAATACCCAAATGAGCCAAAAGCATTCCTACAACTGGCAATTAAAAATTCTGATATTAACCTGGGAGTACCCTCCTAATGTTGTTGGCGGGCTCTCAAGGCACGTCAGTGGTCTTGCTGTTCAATTAGCGCAACTTGGTCACGAGGTCCATGTGATTACCGCTGGGAATGGCGGTCTCACAGCTTATGAGGTAGTAAATGGAGTTCATGTCCATCGTGTCATACCACTAAACAATCAGGACAACGATTTTCTCTCTTGGATTGCAGGTCTTAATTTAACCATGAGCTTTAAAGGAGTGAAAATTGCTGAAGATATAAAGTTTGATATCGTCCATGCTCATGATTGGCTCGTAGGAACTTCTGCTGTGACTTTAAAAGAAGAACTGTCCATTCCATTATTAACGACTATTCATGCTACCGAACATAGCAGGAATAATGGAATTCACACAGATATGCAGCAGTTTATCCACAATAAAGAAAAGAAGTTAATAATGGAATCAGATCAAATAATTGTCTGCAGCACCTATATGAGAGAAGAATTATTAACAAACTTCCAACTCTCTGAGAAAAAACTGGAAATTGTTCCTAACGGAATTGAACCAAGTACTGGTGAGGTAAACTCAAACGAAATTTATCCATTCATTAAGCGTAGAAAGTATGTCTTCTCTGTAGGTAGAATGGTTAAGGAAAAGGGATTTGAAACAATTATTGAGGCTGCACAACTGGCAAGGGAAAACCGAAGGGATATATATTTTGTAATTGCTGGCAAAGGACCAATGCTCGAAAGATACCGAAAAATGGTTACGGAAAGACAATTAGATTATTTCATTGTTTTTATTGGTTATGTTTCGGACGAGCAAAGGGATGCACTGTTAGTAAATTGTGAAATCGCTGTTTTCCCAAGCTTATACGAACCCTTTGGAATCGTAGCTTTAGAAGCAATGATTCTGGGTATACCTACGATTGTTTCAGACACAGGCGGGTTAAAAGGAATTATTATGGATAAGCAAACAGGCCTGCTAATGAATCCAGGTGATGCCAAAAGCCTCCTATCTAATATTGACTTCTTATCACAAAATTCTGATAAGGCAAAAGAAATAGGCGAAAAAGGCAGGCAAATAGTTAAGAGCTTATATGGATGGAAACGAGTTGCTTCCCAAACAGTTAAAATTATGGAAGAAACACTGTTAAATAAACGGGTAAATTTGAATGAAAATGCAAGATAA
- a CDS encoding 5-formyltetrahydrofolate cyclo-ligase, with product MNEKNIIRKEMKERLTGLTKPNYEDYSYKIARNLFNEDDWKQAEVIGITISKEPEVDTYQIIRRAWESGKVVVAPKCHPKEKVLSFHKITRFSQLESVFYGLLEPIEEHTTEVKSDDINLLIVPGLAYTREGYRLGFGGGYYDRYLPNFKGKTISLAFHFQVLPQFPIEKHDIPVSKLITNDEVITIK from the coding sequence ATGAATGAAAAAAATATCATACGTAAAGAAATGAAAGAGAGACTTACTGGACTTACTAAGCCTAATTATGAAGATTACTCCTATAAAATAGCTAGGAATCTATTTAATGAAGATGACTGGAAACAAGCTGAAGTAATTGGGATTACTATCTCGAAGGAGCCTGAAGTCGATACATATCAAATTATTAGAAGAGCGTGGGAATCAGGAAAAGTGGTTGTGGCTCCTAAGTGCCATCCAAAGGAAAAGGTTTTATCCTTTCATAAAATAACCCGATTTTCGCAGCTGGAATCTGTTTTTTATGGTTTACTTGAACCCATAGAAGAGCACACGACAGAGGTAAAGTCTGATGATATCAATCTATTAATCGTCCCTGGTTTGGCTTATACACGAGAAGGATACCGATTGGGCTTTGGCGGTGGTTACTACGATCGTTATCTACCCAATTTTAAGGGAAAAACAATCTCTCTTGCCTTTCACTTCCAGGTTCTTCCTCAATTTCCTATAGAAAAGCATGATATTCCAGTCTCGAAACTTATCACTAATGATGAGGTAATAACTATAAAATGA
- a CDS encoding L-lactate dehydrogenase, whose product MMVKVNRVVLVGTGFVGSSYAFALLNQGITEELVLVDLNEAKAEGDAMDLNHGLPFAPSRTKIWYGTYADCDQADLVVITAGANQKPGETRLDLVEKNTNIFKGIVEQIMASGFDGIFLVATNPVDILTYAVWKFSGLPKERVIGSGTILDTARFRFLLGQYYDVDTRNVHAYIIGEHGDTELPVWSHADIAGMKISEWTSKHETNQEDLDNIFINVRDAAYHIIERKGATYYGIAMGLVRLTKAILRDENSVLTVSAYLDGDYGHKDVYIGVPAVVNRSGIREVVELDLNKKEKEKFTNSVNVLKQTMDPVLSKF is encoded by the coding sequence ATCATGGTAAAAGTGAATAGAGTTGTCCTTGTTGGAACAGGTTTTGTAGGCTCAAGCTATGCCTTTGCTTTATTAAATCAAGGAATAACCGAAGAACTTGTATTAGTTGATTTAAACGAAGCAAAAGCTGAAGGGGATGCGATGGATTTAAATCATGGTTTGCCTTTTGCTCCTTCACGCACTAAAATTTGGTACGGAACCTATGCAGATTGCGATCAAGCTGACCTTGTCGTGATCACAGCTGGTGCTAACCAAAAACCAGGTGAAACACGCTTGGACCTTGTAGAGAAGAACACCAACATTTTTAAAGGGATAGTAGAACAAATAATGGCTAGTGGTTTTGATGGTATTTTCTTAGTTGCAACAAACCCAGTTGATATATTAACATATGCTGTCTGGAAATTTTCTGGTCTTCCAAAGGAACGTGTAATTGGTTCTGGAACTATCTTAGATACAGCAAGGTTCCGCTTCTTATTGGGACAGTATTATGATGTTGATACACGTAACGTTCATGCCTACATCATTGGCGAGCATGGGGACACGGAACTTCCAGTATGGAGCCACGCAGACATTGCTGGAATGAAAATCTCCGAATGGACAAGTAAACATGAAACAAACCAAGAGGACCTAGATAATATATTTATCAATGTCAGGGATGCTGCTTATCATATTATTGAACGAAAAGGTGCCACCTATTATGGAATTGCGATGGGGCTCGTTCGTTTAACAAAAGCGATATTGCGTGACGAAAATTCAGTTTTAACTGTCTCAGCTTATTTAGATGGTGACTATGGACATAAAGACGTCTATATTGGTGTACCTGCAGTAGTGAACCGCAGTGGAATAAGGGAAGTTGTAGAGCTTGATTTGAATAAGAAAGAAAAAGAAAAATTTACAAACTCTGTAAATGTACTAAAACAAACAATGGACCCTGTGTTAAGTAAGTTCTAA
- the rpmG gene encoding 50S ribosomal protein L33, producing MRVNITLACTECGDRNYISTKNKRNNPDRLELKKYCPREKRTTAHRETK from the coding sequence ATGCGTGTAAATATTACGTTAGCTTGCACTGAGTGTGGAGATCGTAACTATATTTCAACAAAAAATAAACGTAACAACCCTGATCGTCTTGAGCTTAAGAAATATTGCCCAAGAGAGAAGCGTACAACAGCACACCGTGAAACAAAATAA